One window of the Leucobacter komagatae genome contains the following:
- the trxB gene encoding thioredoxin-disulfide reductase — protein sequence MSIQEVELLIVGSGPAGYTAAVYAARAGLAPVVIAGSVTAGGALMTTTEVENFPGFVDGVQGPELMESMRAQAERFGAEIVYDDAVRLELDGDVKTIETGAGATYRARAVILTMGSAYRKLGLPEEERLSGHGVSWCATCDGFLFREQEIVVVGGGDSAMEEALFLTRFASKVTVVHRRDEFRASRIMAQRVLDDPKIEVAWNSEVAAILGDEQVTGLTLRDTVTGAERTLDATGVFVAIGHDPRSELVTGQVDTDADGYVRVAHPSTRTNLAGVFAAGDLVDHTYRQAITAAGTGCAAAQDAQHYLSNLAPATVSELALEVSA from the coding sequence ATGTCTATTCAAGAGGTCGAACTACTCATCGTCGGGTCCGGTCCTGCGGGGTACACCGCGGCGGTCTACGCCGCCCGTGCGGGCCTCGCGCCGGTCGTGATCGCGGGCTCGGTGACCGCGGGCGGTGCGCTGATGACGACGACCGAGGTGGAGAACTTCCCGGGCTTCGTCGACGGCGTGCAGGGCCCGGAGCTGATGGAGTCGATGCGGGCACAGGCCGAGCGGTTCGGCGCCGAGATCGTCTACGACGACGCGGTCCGCCTCGAACTCGACGGCGACGTGAAGACCATCGAGACCGGTGCCGGGGCGACGTATCGGGCGCGGGCGGTGATCCTGACGATGGGTTCCGCGTACCGCAAGCTCGGCCTTCCCGAGGAGGAGCGCCTGTCCGGGCACGGTGTGTCGTGGTGCGCGACCTGCGACGGGTTCTTGTTCCGGGAGCAGGAGATCGTCGTGGTCGGCGGCGGGGACTCCGCGATGGAGGAGGCCCTGTTCCTCACCCGGTTCGCATCGAAGGTGACCGTGGTGCACCGCCGGGACGAGTTCCGCGCGTCGAGGATCATGGCGCAGCGCGTGCTCGACGACCCGAAGATCGAGGTCGCCTGGAACAGCGAGGTCGCCGCGATCCTCGGCGACGAGCAGGTCACCGGGCTCACGCTGCGCGACACCGTCACCGGGGCCGAGCGCACGCTCGACGCGACGGGGGTGTTCGTCGCGATCGGGCACGACCCGCGCTCCGAGCTCGTGACCGGGCAGGTCGACACCGACGCGGACGGGTACGTGCGGGTCGCGCACCCGTCGACGCGGACGAACCTGGCCGGGGTGTTCGCGGCCGGGGATCTCGTCGATCACACGTACCGGCAGGCGATCACCGCCGCGGGCACCGGCTGCGCGGCCGCGCAGGACGCCCAGCACTACCTGTCGAACCTCGCACCCGCCACCGTTTCCGAGCTTGCTTTGGAGGTCTCCGCATGA
- the trxA gene encoding thioredoxin, with protein MSTVIPVTDATFRAEVLESELPVVVDIWATWCGPCRAIAPILDQLAGEYAGRVRIVKVDADQNPETVTAAGVTSIPTLGFYRNGERVDVLIGAHPKPVYAAKIEELLA; from the coding sequence ATGAGCACCGTCATCCCTGTCACCGACGCTACTTTCCGGGCGGAGGTGCTCGAGTCCGAGCTGCCTGTCGTGGTCGACATTTGGGCGACCTGGTGCGGCCCGTGCAGGGCGATCGCCCCGATCCTGGACCAGCTCGCCGGCGAGTACGCGGGCCGGGTGAGGATCGTGAAGGTCGACGCCGACCAGAACCCCGAGACCGTGACCGCGGCCGGGGTGACCTCGATCCCGACCCTCGGCTTCTACCGGAACGGGGAGCGCGTGGACGTGCTGATCGGCGCGCACCCGAAGCCCGTCTACGCCGCGAAGATCGAGGAGCTGCTCGCATGA
- a CDS encoding helix-turn-helix domain-containing protein has protein sequence MPATTSQVEPLWNSREAAEFLNVSQATLSRWRRQHEGPPFVSVGGIARYNPPTVRAWVLEREREHG, from the coding sequence GTGCCCGCGACGACGAGCCAGGTTGAGCCGCTGTGGAACTCGCGAGAAGCAGCCGAGTTCCTGAACGTCTCGCAGGCGACCTTGTCGAGGTGGCGCAGACAGCACGAGGGGCCGCCATTCGTCAGCGTCGGCGGGATCGCCCGCTACAACCCGCCGACCGTGCGAGCCTGGGTACTGGAACGCGAGCGCGAGCATGGCTGA
- a CDS encoding metalloregulator ArsR/SmtB family transcription factor, with protein MTDTTVISDADACAPSTAHAIGTEAATTVAGALKALADPLRLRMLSAIATDPRGESCVCDLAELADVSQPTVSHHLKVLKETGMLLSKRRGTWVYYRIAPGKQRAVAALLDAFAPAAATTDEPEDTAARVAALQQMDARVTRLAEELADELTGLNRELVIAIVRESYAGLVRSAKLTAHMIPLTERFARQRLTDLTRDRSAGVPRVLFVCVQNAGRSQLAAAIVNQLADGRVIARSAGSTPASDVHPHVRSLLTEIEGEQEAETAFPKPLTDDAVRAADVVVTMGCGDVCPIIPGVRYEDWAVGDPALASPEGVEAIRHDIEGRVRGLLATLTD; from the coding sequence ATGACCGACACGACCGTCATCTCTGACGCCGACGCGTGCGCGCCGTCCACGGCGCACGCCATCGGCACCGAGGCCGCCACGACCGTGGCCGGGGCGCTGAAGGCGCTCGCTGACCCGCTGCGGCTGCGGATGCTCTCCGCGATCGCGACCGACCCGCGCGGCGAGTCCTGCGTATGCGACCTCGCCGAGCTCGCCGACGTGTCCCAGCCGACCGTCTCCCACCACCTGAAGGTGCTGAAAGAGACCGGGATGCTGCTGTCCAAGCGGCGCGGCACCTGGGTGTACTACCGCATCGCGCCGGGCAAGCAGCGCGCCGTCGCGGCCCTCCTCGACGCGTTCGCCCCCGCCGCGGCCACAACGGACGAGCCCGAGGACACCGCAGCACGGGTCGCGGCCCTGCAGCAGATGGACGCCCGCGTGACGCGGCTCGCCGAAGAGCTCGCCGACGAGCTGACCGGGCTGAACCGAGAACTCGTGATCGCGATCGTCCGCGAGTCCTACGCCGGCCTGGTCCGTTCGGCCAAACTGACGGCGCACATGATCCCGCTGACCGAACGGTTCGCCCGGCAGCGCCTCACCGACCTGACGCGGGACCGCTCGGCCGGGGTGCCGCGGGTGTTGTTCGTGTGCGTGCAGAACGCGGGCCGCTCCCAACTCGCCGCCGCGATCGTCAACCAGCTCGCCGACGGCCGCGTGATCGCGCGCTCCGCGGGCTCCACCCCTGCCTCGGATGTGCACCCGCACGTGCGCTCCCTGCTCACCGAGATCGAAGGCGAGCAGGAGGCCGAGACGGCGTTCCCGAAGCCCCTCACCGACGACGCCGTACGCGCGGCCGACGTGGTGGTCACCATGGGCTGCGGCGACGTCTGCCCGATCATCCCCGGCGTCCGCTACGAGGACTGGGCCGTGGGCGACCCTGCGCTGGCCTCGCCCGAGGGAGTCGAAGCGATACGCCACGACATCGAGGGCCGCGTCCGCGGCCTCCTCGCCACCCTCACCGACTGA
- the arsB gene encoding ACR3 family arsenite efflux transporter, whose translation MTDTRTRTAPKRLSTLDKWLPLWIGLAMVAGLLLGRFVPALSDALSAMEVGGISIPIGLGLLVMMYPVLAKVRYDRVAAVTGDKKLLLSSLVLNWLVGPAVMFALAWIFLPDLPEYRTGLIIVGLARCIAMVVIWNDLACGDREATAVLVAINSVFQVVMFSVLGWFYLTVLPGWLGLDAQGLDVSVWQIALNVLVFLGIPLAAGFASRFVGEKRKGRDWYEEKFLPVIGPWALYGLLFTIVLLFALQGEQVTSRPMDVARIALPLLVYFVLMWFAGILLGKGLGLGYARSTTLAFTAAGNNFELAIAVAIGTFGAASGQALAGVVGPLIEVPVLVGLVYVSLWAAKAWFHTDPYATESRTS comes from the coding sequence ATGACCGACACCCGGACCCGCACCGCCCCGAAGCGGCTCTCCACTCTCGACAAGTGGCTGCCGCTTTGGATCGGCCTCGCCATGGTCGCGGGCCTCCTGCTCGGACGCTTCGTGCCCGCGCTCTCGGACGCGCTCTCCGCGATGGAGGTCGGCGGAATCTCGATCCCCATCGGGCTGGGCCTGCTGGTGATGATGTACCCGGTGCTCGCGAAGGTCCGCTACGACAGGGTCGCCGCCGTCACCGGGGACAAGAAGCTGCTCCTCTCCTCGCTCGTGCTGAACTGGCTCGTGGGGCCCGCGGTGATGTTCGCGCTCGCCTGGATCTTCCTGCCGGACCTGCCGGAGTACCGGACCGGGCTGATCATCGTCGGACTCGCCCGCTGCATCGCGATGGTCGTGATCTGGAACGACCTCGCGTGCGGTGACCGGGAAGCGACCGCGGTGCTGGTCGCGATCAACTCCGTCTTCCAGGTCGTGATGTTCTCGGTGCTGGGCTGGTTCTACCTGACCGTGCTGCCGGGCTGGCTGGGACTGGACGCGCAGGGTCTGGATGTCTCGGTCTGGCAGATCGCGCTGAATGTGCTCGTGTTCCTCGGTATTCCGCTCGCCGCGGGCTTCGCGTCCCGTTTCGTCGGCGAGAAGCGCAAGGGGCGCGACTGGTACGAGGAGAAGTTCCTCCCCGTGATCGGGCCGTGGGCGTTGTACGGGCTGCTGTTCACGATCGTGCTGCTGTTCGCGCTGCAGGGCGAGCAGGTCACCTCGCGCCCGATGGACGTCGCCAGGATCGCGCTGCCGCTGCTGGTCTACTTCGTACTGATGTGGTTCGCCGGCATCCTGCTCGGCAAGGGGCTCGGCCTGGGGTATGCACGGTCGACGACGCTCGCGTTCACTGCGGCGGGCAACAACTTCGAGCTCGCGATCGCGGTCGCGATCGGCACCTTCGGCGCGGCATCCGGCCAGGCCTTGGCCGGGGTCGTCGGCCCGCTCATCGAGGTGCCGGTGCTCGTGGGCCTGGTCTACGTCTCGCTCTGGGCCGCGAAGGCCTGGTTCCACACCGACCCCTACGCCACCGAATCGAGGACGTCATGA
- a CDS encoding DNA-processing protein DprA, with amino-acid sequence MSEYTADTIARITLAVLTEPGDPVTGQLVQAIGVTETLALIRDPGAAIPSQVDPVAGVRWRQQAAAQQKDALTGELIGLTERHGLRILTPHRPGWPAALADLGHAAPLMLWTKGNPELLTASLTSRVTITGARAATGYGVQLTREFAAQLVASPRILVSGGAYGIDAETHRAALAARSASTIAVLAGGLDRPYPRAHEDLFRRITEHGGLLLTEAPPGYAPTKGRFEARSRLLAALSAATVIPEAGARSGSLRVAVAAYELGRQLGAIPGPITSANSAGCHRLLAEGLAEVTTSVGDIEAMLDPTPAAYRLPPAYQQAARRAAPDPDRGTGRPAL; translated from the coding sequence ATGAGCGAGTACACGGCAGACACGATCGCGCGGATCACGCTCGCCGTGCTCACCGAGCCCGGCGATCCGGTCACCGGGCAGCTCGTGCAGGCCATCGGCGTCACGGAGACGCTCGCGCTGATCCGCGACCCCGGCGCAGCGATCCCGTCACAGGTCGACCCCGTGGCCGGGGTGAGGTGGCGGCAGCAGGCCGCCGCTCAGCAGAAGGACGCGCTCACCGGTGAGCTGATCGGCCTGACCGAGCGTCACGGCCTGCGCATCCTCACCCCGCACCGCCCCGGCTGGCCCGCAGCCCTCGCAGACCTCGGCCACGCGGCCCCGCTCATGCTGTGGACGAAGGGCAACCCGGAACTGCTCACCGCCTCCCTCACGTCCCGGGTGACGATCACCGGCGCCCGCGCCGCCACCGGCTACGGGGTGCAGCTGACTCGAGAGTTCGCGGCGCAGCTCGTCGCGTCGCCGCGCATCCTCGTCTCGGGCGGCGCCTACGGCATCGACGCCGAAACCCACCGCGCAGCCCTCGCTGCGCGTTCGGCCTCGACGATCGCGGTGCTCGCGGGCGGCCTGGACCGGCCGTATCCGCGAGCACACGAAGACCTGTTCCGCCGCATCACCGAGCACGGCGGCCTCCTCCTTACCGAGGCCCCGCCCGGATACGCGCCGACGAAGGGCCGGTTCGAGGCACGTTCGCGGTTGCTCGCCGCCCTCTCCGCAGCGACGGTGATCCCGGAGGCCGGGGCACGGTCGGGAAGCCTCCGGGTCGCGGTCGCCGCCTACGAACTCGGCCGGCAGCTCGGCGCGATCCCTGGGCCGATCACGTCCGCGAACTCGGCCGGCTGCCACCGGCTCCTCGCCGAAGGCCTCGCAGAAGTCACCACAAGCGTCGGAGATATCGAAGCGATGCTCGACCCGACGCCAGCGGCGTACCGGCTCCCGCCGGCATATCAGCAGGCCGCCCGCCGCGCCGCCCCCGACCCAGACCGCGGCACGGGCCGGCCCGCGCTCTGA
- a CDS encoding arsenate reductase ArsC, translated as MTDQKPSVLFVCVHNAGRSQMAAGWLRELAGDRVEVRSAGSMPADQINPVAVEAMREEGIDITAEQPKVLTTEAVQDSDVVITMGCGDACPFFPGKRYEDWKLDDPAGQGIESVRPIRDDIKGRVETLLAELLV; from the coding sequence ATGACCGACCAGAAGCCCTCCGTCCTCTTCGTCTGCGTCCACAACGCCGGCCGCTCCCAGATGGCCGCAGGCTGGCTCCGCGAGCTCGCGGGCGACCGCGTCGAGGTCCGCTCCGCCGGATCCATGCCCGCCGACCAGATCAACCCCGTCGCGGTCGAGGCGATGCGCGAAGAGGGCATCGACATCACCGCCGAACAGCCCAAGGTGCTCACCACCGAAGCGGTGCAGGACTCCGACGTGGTGATCACGATGGGCTGCGGCGATGCCTGCCCGTTCTTCCCGGGCAAGCGGTACGAAGACTGGAAGCTCGACGATCCCGCCGGTCAGGGCATCGAGTCGGTGCGGCCGATCCGCGACGACATCAAGGGCCGCGTCGAAACCCTCCTCGCCGAACTGCTCGTCTGA
- a CDS encoding tyrosine-type recombinase/integrase, with amino-acid sequence MADPRQHKMPPIGVKLSTSIESRGSGYLARVRWTDPHTKKRPSRSAFVPTPEDAEAFFVTMQQATETGADLLVTFADYVDSIGDRWQRGLDTTSTVAGYDASLRLRVLPALGHIKVSKITTGLIDRTIDQWETEHRPSTIKTSIGVLVRVLDVAVRDEVIPSNPAKNRARRAFNHVPALEPGSMRAFAIQDVETLNALAAKCAEVHQSYSDHVMLCALLSARGSEVSGLEAGDIDWKNRIVKIERQIYPGKGGLVRKQTKGRKTRFVPILDELEPVLARLSGGKKPEDPLLRGPRGGVLTTATVRDATNWDQIVIDLGLPNLTRHGLRHTGATWLADAGVPLHVLQRILGHASIETTKGYLHPDHRQLNEAAQLANQFLTRPKTRQHRKEPPRRNGPQL; translated from the coding sequence ATGGCTGACCCGCGCCAGCACAAGATGCCGCCCATCGGGGTGAAACTCTCCACCAGTATCGAGAGCCGCGGCAGCGGGTATCTCGCGCGCGTCCGCTGGACCGACCCGCACACGAAGAAGCGCCCCAGCCGCTCCGCGTTCGTCCCGACGCCCGAAGACGCGGAAGCGTTCTTCGTGACCATGCAGCAAGCGACCGAAACGGGAGCCGATCTGCTCGTCACGTTCGCGGACTACGTCGACTCGATCGGCGATCGCTGGCAGCGCGGCCTCGACACGACTTCCACCGTCGCGGGCTACGACGCCAGCCTCAGGCTCCGCGTCCTACCGGCGCTCGGCCACATCAAGGTCAGCAAGATCACCACCGGGCTGATCGATCGCACCATCGACCAATGGGAGACCGAACATCGCCCCTCCACCATCAAGACCTCCATCGGCGTGCTGGTACGAGTGCTCGACGTTGCCGTGCGAGACGAGGTGATCCCGTCGAACCCGGCGAAGAACCGGGCACGACGCGCGTTCAACCACGTCCCGGCGCTCGAACCCGGTTCCATGCGCGCATTCGCGATCCAGGACGTGGAGACGCTGAACGCTCTCGCCGCGAAATGTGCGGAGGTGCACCAGAGCTATTCGGATCACGTCATGCTCTGCGCGCTGCTCTCCGCTCGTGGCTCCGAAGTCTCAGGGCTCGAGGCCGGAGACATCGACTGGAAGAACCGCATCGTCAAGATCGAGCGGCAGATCTACCCCGGCAAGGGAGGGCTCGTTCGCAAGCAGACCAAGGGTCGCAAAACCCGATTCGTGCCGATCCTCGATGAGCTCGAACCAGTGCTCGCGCGCCTGTCTGGGGGCAAGAAGCCAGAAGACCCTCTCTTGCGTGGGCCTCGCGGCGGCGTGCTCACGACCGCGACCGTCCGAGACGCGACGAACTGGGATCAGATCGTGATCGATCTCGGCCTGCCGAACCTCACCCGGCACGGGCTCCGGCACACTGGCGCGACCTGGCTCGCCGATGCCGGGGTGCCGCTCCACGTGCTGCAGCGCATCCTCGGGCATGCGTCGATCGAGACGACCAAGGGCTACCTGCATCCCGATCACCGGCAGCTGAACGAGGCAGCCCAGCTCGCCAACCAGTTCCTCACGCGTCCGAAGACACGACAGCACAGGAAGGAGCCGCCCCGCCGCAACGGACCCCAGCTCTAA
- a CDS encoding tyrosine-type recombinase/integrase, translating into MKLAAVRSIGTARGWRSEEDAADFEQEIIDQHALAMAAAGLSDGYIAQSRAVVFEFRHHLDAPVWQAKPSDADAFLAGLRRAGLAVTTRAGKAGAIAQFYDFAIARYQGDIHALTEWVIEQPVDEYNRQSGSSLGKVRVPPSDAEIERLFGGWAASLQDERRYLPAARNYFAASLWRRVGVRITEGTKLDLRDWRPDLGALGKLHVRFGKGSRGRGSKQRLVPAINGADKLIDWWLGDVRHRFGPDWDNPDAPMIPSERFDHELGRSWRASDDVLRRGLARATERFLPAWADGRMTPHVLRHYCASSLYLAGMDLKALQELLGHQWLSTTTQYIHVPGEHVENSWMQANQRLEDRFEGMTAR; encoded by the coding sequence ATGAAGCTCGCCGCGGTGCGGAGCATCGGAACTGCCAGGGGTTGGCGGTCCGAGGAAGATGCTGCGGACTTCGAGCAGGAGATCATCGATCAGCACGCTCTCGCGATGGCTGCCGCTGGACTCAGTGACGGGTACATCGCGCAGTCCAGGGCGGTCGTCTTTGAGTTCCGTCACCATCTCGACGCCCCGGTCTGGCAGGCCAAGCCTTCTGACGCGGACGCTTTCCTGGCCGGGCTACGTCGAGCAGGGCTGGCCGTCACGACCAGAGCCGGCAAGGCGGGCGCGATCGCGCAGTTCTACGACTTCGCTATCGCCCGCTATCAAGGCGACATCCATGCGCTCACCGAGTGGGTGATCGAGCAGCCCGTCGACGAGTACAACCGGCAGTCCGGGTCGTCGCTCGGCAAGGTCAGGGTGCCGCCCTCGGACGCGGAGATTGAGCGGCTGTTCGGCGGCTGGGCGGCCTCACTTCAAGACGAGCGACGCTACCTGCCCGCTGCCCGGAACTACTTCGCTGCGTCGCTCTGGCGCAGGGTCGGGGTGCGCATCACCGAGGGCACGAAGCTCGACCTCCGTGATTGGCGGCCCGATCTCGGGGCGCTGGGCAAGCTGCATGTCCGGTTCGGCAAAGGCTCGCGCGGACGCGGGTCGAAGCAGCGCCTGGTGCCCGCGATCAACGGGGCGGACAAGCTCATCGACTGGTGGCTCGGCGATGTGCGACACCGGTTCGGACCCGATTGGGACAACCCGGATGCCCCGATGATCCCGTCGGAACGGTTCGATCACGAACTCGGCCGTTCCTGGCGGGCCAGCGATGACGTGCTCCGACGAGGCCTGGCCCGAGCCACTGAGCGGTTCCTGCCTGCCTGGGCCGACGGGCGAATGACGCCGCATGTGCTCCGGCACTACTGCGCGTCTTCTCTGTATCTGGCGGGTATGGATCTGAAGGCGCTGCAAGAGCTGCTGGGCCATCAGTGGCTCTCGACCACGACGCAGTACATCCACGTCCCGGGCGAGCACGTAGAGAACTCGTGGATGCAAGCGAACCAACGGCTGGAAGACCGATTCGAAGGGATGACCGCGCGATGA
- a CDS encoding type IV secretory system conjugative DNA transfer family protein: MTSPIRPTGSLGDELTNAALTGLAALAVIAVILRAAVSVTAFLTGTPQPESGLGAGAGVFLHPADPGAALGAAGLSPVVYWVVAGTMILTAGAAAWWVWAAIRQHGRRQAMDPYRIAGIATRAEVARAGSPRALLARAGNLRPSFENPEPLEVGYRLGVSRGVEVWASVEDSILLIGPPRSGKGVHIVINSILDAPGAVVTTSTRPDNVTATIRAREKVGPVAVFDPQHLADGIPAGLRWSPVRGCTDPLTAMIRAAGLASATGLGKGGVEGGDFWEAKTRVALQCLLHAAALDQRQPADLFRWTLDPAAAGDAVSILATHPQAAGGWAEALQAMIDADPRTRDSIWQGVSLALAALADPRVLDAVTPGPDEVFDPEDFLAKKGTLYLLATAAGANNSAPLVAALIEDVVEAARRLAARSAGARLDPPLLLCLDEVANLSPLPSLPTLMAEGGGTGITTMPVLQSLAQAREQWSENAASAIWDAAIVKIILGGASNSKDLQDLSTLIGERDEITDSTTVGDHGSRSAQRSIRRVPIMPPDAIRRLPFGTGLVLLRAAPPIVTRLRRWTQRADGKHLAADRRAVETQLHYRQPTTQPGADDPSGADGAPAS, encoded by the coding sequence GTGACCTCCCCGATCCGCCCGACCGGGAGCCTCGGCGACGAACTCACCAACGCCGCCCTAACCGGCCTCGCCGCCCTCGCCGTCATCGCCGTGATCCTCCGCGCGGCAGTCAGCGTCACCGCGTTCCTCACCGGCACTCCGCAACCCGAATCCGGGCTCGGCGCGGGCGCCGGGGTGTTCCTGCACCCCGCCGACCCTGGCGCCGCGCTTGGCGCGGCGGGCCTGAGCCCGGTTGTGTACTGGGTGGTCGCCGGCACCATGATCCTCACCGCCGGGGCTGCTGCGTGGTGGGTGTGGGCGGCGATCAGGCAGCACGGTCGCCGGCAGGCGATGGATCCGTACCGGATCGCCGGGATCGCGACCCGCGCCGAGGTCGCGAGAGCCGGTTCCCCGCGCGCGCTCCTTGCCCGTGCGGGGAATCTGCGGCCGTCGTTCGAGAACCCTGAGCCTTTGGAGGTCGGGTATCGGCTCGGGGTGTCGCGCGGGGTCGAGGTGTGGGCGTCGGTCGAAGACTCGATCCTGCTGATCGGGCCGCCCCGCTCCGGGAAAGGCGTGCACATCGTCATCAACTCGATCCTCGATGCTCCCGGCGCGGTCGTCACCACCAGCACGCGCCCGGACAATGTGACCGCCACGATCCGCGCGAGGGAGAAGGTGGGGCCGGTGGCGGTGTTCGATCCGCAGCATCTCGCCGACGGCATCCCCGCCGGGCTCCGCTGGTCGCCCGTCCGCGGCTGCACCGACCCCCTCACCGCGATGATCCGCGCCGCAGGGCTCGCCTCCGCCACCGGGCTCGGGAAAGGCGGGGTCGAGGGCGGCGACTTCTGGGAAGCGAAAACAAGGGTCGCGCTCCAATGCCTGCTCCACGCAGCCGCCCTCGACCAGCGCCAGCCCGCCGACTTGTTCCGGTGGACGCTCGACCCCGCCGCCGCCGGCGACGCCGTGTCGATCCTCGCCACGCACCCGCAAGCTGCCGGCGGGTGGGCGGAAGCGTTGCAGGCGATGATCGACGCAGACCCGCGCACGAGGGATTCGATCTGGCAGGGCGTCTCCCTCGCCCTCGCCGCCCTCGCAGACCCCCGCGTGCTCGATGCCGTCACCCCCGGCCCGGACGAGGTGTTCGACCCCGAAGACTTCCTCGCGAAGAAGGGCACCCTGTACCTGCTGGCGACCGCGGCAGGTGCGAACAACAGCGCCCCGCTGGTCGCGGCGCTCATCGAAGACGTGGTCGAGGCAGCCCGCCGCCTCGCCGCCCGCTCCGCAGGTGCGAGACTCGACCCGCCCTTACTGCTCTGCCTGGACGAGGTCGCGAACCTCAGCCCGTTGCCGTCGTTGCCGACGCTCATGGCCGAAGGCGGCGGCACCGGCATCACCACCATGCCCGTTCTGCAGTCGCTTGCGCAGGCGCGGGAGCAGTGGTCGGAGAACGCGGCCTCCGCGATCTGGGACGCCGCGATCGTGAAGATCATCCTCGGCGGAGCCTCCAACTCGAAAGACCTCCAGGACCTGTCCACGCTCATCGGGGAACGCGACGAGATCACCGACTCCACCACCGTCGGCGACCACGGCTCCCGCTCCGCGCAACGCTCGATCCGCCGCGTCCCGATCATGCCGCCCGACGCGATCCGCCGCCTCCCGTTCGGCACCGGCCTCGTGCTGCTGCGCGCGGCACCGCCGATCGTGACCCGGCTGCGCCGGTGGACCCAGCGCGCAGACGGGAAACACCTCGCAGCCGACCGGCGCGCAGTCGAAACACAACTCCACTACCGGCAGCCCACCACCCAGCCGGGCGCGGACGATCCGTCAGGCGCAGATGGTGCACCTGCTTCGTAG
- a CDS encoding helix-turn-helix domain-containing protein: MKWNLRVQAAERGIWKSTELRRMLADAGLEISQGKMSGLWTGTPTTIRLDDLDVICHVLGCEPTDLLVPEPEKVRARKPGAREREEANGNTSIVTPRFGPKNDRPAPPL, encoded by the coding sequence ATGAAATGGAACTTGCGAGTCCAGGCCGCCGAGCGCGGCATCTGGAAGTCGACGGAGCTACGGCGGATGCTCGCCGACGCCGGGCTAGAGATCAGCCAGGGCAAGATGTCGGGGCTGTGGACGGGCACCCCAACCACGATCCGGCTGGACGACCTCGACGTCATCTGCCATGTCCTCGGCTGCGAGCCGACCGATCTCCTCGTACCCGAACCCGAGAAGGTCCGCGCCCGCAAGCCCGGCGCCCGCGAACGGGAAGAAGCTAACGGGAACACGAGCATCGTCACGCCCCGGTTCGGCCCGAAGAACGATCGGCCCGCCCCGCCGCTATGA